In bacterium 336/3, the following proteins share a genomic window:
- a CDS encoding aminoacyl peptidase — translation MKFYFLIGLALTSVVHAQENVIYQKPSKEILEIADFENAPSVLMNNKKEYMVLSYRNTYKSLEDLNQEEMRLGGLRINPITNISSTVNYVNNIKIRKVKEQNEIQVQGLPQNPKITNYAIAPNDQMLAFTHTTPTGVELWVVDFATAQAKKLTNATLNANVGNPISWFNDSQSLLVKMLASNKKALIDQKKELPKGPIVSNSDGKVSQNRTYQDLLKNPSDEQNFEALMTSELYKVSLNGSKELFKKADMYISESFSPDGNYLMLTTLEKPFSYIVPFNRFPQKSVVFDAKGNEVKKVNEVPLTEIMPKGFSSTRKGKRNMSWRADKPATLAYVEALDEGDQSKKVDFRDEVFLWDAPFNQTAKSILKTPQRFAGVMWGNDQVAIAFDQWYDTRNLKVYFINPSTDNPTPKIISDRNSQDIYADPGNFEMKRNEYGKSVLAIENGKMFLMGSGFTKEGQFPFIDEFDIKTFKTKRLYTSKLTNQKEDLLSIEDFKKGDVLVQLQSKNEFPNYYFRNFKTGKLAQITNFKNPFESIKNVEKEVIKYKRKDGVELSGTLYLPVGYDKNKKEKLPLLIWAYPTEFKDKNSAGQSDKNPNEFTFPYYGSFVYWVTKGYVVLDDASFPIIGEGKTEPNDTFIDQLVANAEAAIDAVDKLGYINRKKVAIGGHSYGAFMTANLLTHSNLFACGIARSGAYNRTLTPFGFQSEQRNYWDVPEVYSKMSPFMNAHKMKTPLLLTHGEADNNPGTFTLQTERYFQALKGLGAPVRMVILPKESHGYVAKENILHLLWEQDQFLEKYLKN, via the coding sequence ATGAAATTTTATTTCCTCATTGGGCTTGCTCTCACAAGTGTAGTGCATGCCCAAGAAAACGTTATTTATCAAAAGCCTTCCAAAGAAATTTTGGAAATAGCTGATTTTGAGAATGCTCCTTCAGTACTTATGAACAATAAAAAAGAGTACATGGTTTTAAGCTACCGAAATACTTACAAATCTTTAGAGGATTTGAACCAAGAAGAAATGCGATTGGGTGGCTTACGCATCAATCCTATCACAAATATTTCAAGTACAGTCAATTATGTTAATAATATCAAAATCAGAAAAGTAAAAGAGCAAAACGAAATACAAGTACAAGGTTTGCCTCAAAATCCTAAAATCACCAATTATGCCATTGCCCCCAATGACCAAATGCTTGCTTTTACGCATACAACTCCAACAGGTGTAGAACTTTGGGTGGTAGATTTTGCAACTGCTCAAGCAAAAAAACTAACCAATGCAACTCTCAATGCCAATGTAGGTAATCCTATTAGTTGGTTTAATGATAGTCAAAGTTTACTTGTTAAAATGCTTGCAAGTAATAAAAAAGCTTTAATAGACCAAAAGAAAGAATTACCTAAAGGTCCTATTGTATCAAATAGTGATGGAAAAGTTTCGCAAAACAGAACTTATCAGGATTTATTAAAGAACCCCAGTGATGAGCAGAATTTTGAAGCTTTGATGACTTCTGAGTTGTATAAAGTATCTTTAAATGGTTCAAAAGAGCTTTTCAAAAAAGCTGATATGTATATTTCAGAGAGTTTTTCGCCTGATGGCAATTATTTGATGCTTACAACACTTGAAAAACCTTTTTCTTACATTGTTCCTTTCAATAGATTTCCACAAAAGTCGGTTGTATTTGATGCAAAAGGTAATGAAGTCAAAAAAGTAAATGAAGTGCCTCTTACCGAAATTATGCCTAAAGGCTTTTCTTCTACAAGAAAAGGAAAAAGAAATATGAGTTGGAGAGCTGATAAACCTGCAACGCTAGCCTATGTAGAGGCATTAGATGAAGGTGATCAATCGAAAAAAGTAGACTTTAGAGATGAAGTTTTTCTTTGGGATGCTCCTTTTAACCAAACAGCTAAATCTATTCTTAAAACACCACAGCGTTTTGCAGGTGTTATGTGGGGAAATGACCAAGTAGCCATTGCGTTTGACCAATGGTACGATACAAGAAATCTGAAAGTTTATTTTATCAATCCTTCTACAGATAATCCCACTCCAAAAATCATTTCTGATAGAAATTCTCAAGATATTTATGCTGACCCTGGTAATTTTGAGATGAAACGAAATGAGTATGGTAAAAGTGTTTTAGCCATTGAAAATGGTAAAATGTTTCTGATGGGTAGTGGATTTACCAAAGAAGGACAATTTCCTTTTATTGACGAATTTGATATTAAAACATTTAAGACCAAAAGATTATATACTTCTAAGCTTACCAATCAGAAAGAAGACCTACTTTCTATTGAAGATTTTAAGAAAGGTGATGTTCTTGTACAATTACAGTCTAAAAATGAGTTTCCCAACTATTATTTTAGAAACTTTAAAACAGGAAAATTAGCTCAGATTACAAACTTTAAAAATCCTTTTGAGAGTATCAAAAATGTAGAGAAAGAAGTCATTAAATATAAAAGAAAAGATGGTGTAGAACTTTCAGGTACATTGTACTTGCCTGTTGGTTATGATAAAAACAAAAAGGAAAAATTGCCTCTGCTCATTTGGGCATACCCTACCGAATTTAAAGACAAAAATTCAGCAGGGCAAAGTGATAAAAACCCCAACGAATTTACTTTTCCTTACTATGGTTCTTTTGTTTATTGGGTTACAAAAGGTTATGTCGTGCTAGATGATGCTTCTTTTCCTATCATTGGAGAAGGTAAAACAGAACCTAATGATACTTTTATTGACCAATTGGTAGCCAATGCAGAAGCAGCCATTGATGCTGTAGATAAATTAGGCTATATCAATCGTAAAAAAGTAGCTATTGGTGGACATTCTTATGGAGCTTTTATGACTGCCAATCTGCTTACACACAGCAACTTATTTGCTTGTGGTATTGCCAGAAGTGGGGCTTATAACAGAACTCTTACACCTTTTGGTTTCCAAAGTGAACAAAGGAATTATTGGGATGTACCTGAAGTATATAGCAAAATGTCTCCGTTTATGAATGCTCATAAAATGAAAACACCTCTCCTTCTCACACATGGAGAAGCTGATAACAACCCTGGTACATTTACATTACAAACAGAAAGGTATTTTCAAGCTTTAAAAGGCTTAGGGGCACCTGTACGCATGGTTATTTTACCAAAAGAGAGTCATGGATATGTTGCCAAAGAAAATATTTTACACTTACTCTGGGAGCAAGACCAATTTTTAGAAAAATACCTCAAAAACTAA
- a CDS encoding ribonucleoprotein, with translation MKFNKNTQGTNTITNHEGEKAYKLTPAMELYSAVVTSSLSDQFYEKNDAKVARIKELIAKNDPLFVAKLAVYARKQMNLRSVPLVLAVELAKVHAGDQLVSKMISQIIGRADEITEILAYYQMANARDGMKKLGKLSKQVQKGVANAFNSFDEYQFAKYNRVTEIKLRDALFLVHPKAKDEAQQAIFDKIVKDELETPYTWEVELSVLGQKGFDKKEDRDAAFKAKWEELIDSGKVGYMATLRNLRNILEAQVSQAHIEKVTNYLSNEKAVQNSKQLPFRFLSAYRELQGVVSVHTTTILNALENAVQVSASNIKGFDKDTKVLLACDVSGSMQSPISKNSKVQNYDIGLVLAMLFQNACKSVITGMFGDTWKAINVPQKNILANVMEFRKREGEVGYSTNGYLVIKDLIARKLVMDKVMMFTDCQMWNSNFSGETIPALWKEYKKIAPNAQLYLFDLAGYGQMPLNVVNKDTFLIAGWSDKVFEVLEAIENGETAISKIENIEL, from the coding sequence ATGAAATTCAATAAAAACACACAAGGAACAAACACAATTACCAATCACGAAGGCGAAAAAGCTTATAAACTAACGCCTGCTATGGAATTGTATTCTGCAGTAGTAACATCATCTCTTTCAGACCAATTTTATGAAAAAAATGATGCGAAAGTAGCTCGAATTAAAGAGTTGATAGCTAAAAATGACCCTTTATTCGTGGCAAAATTAGCTGTGTATGCTCGCAAACAAATGAATTTGCGTTCTGTACCTTTGGTATTGGCTGTGGAGCTTGCCAAAGTACACGCTGGCGATCAGCTTGTAAGCAAAATGATTAGCCAAATCATAGGACGTGCTGATGAAATCACAGAGATTTTGGCTTACTACCAAATGGCAAATGCTCGTGATGGCATGAAGAAACTGGGAAAACTTTCCAAACAAGTACAAAAAGGTGTGGCAAATGCTTTTAACAGTTTTGATGAGTATCAATTTGCAAAATACAACAGAGTTACTGAAATCAAACTGCGTGATGCCCTGTTTTTGGTACACCCTAAAGCAAAAGATGAAGCACAACAAGCTATTTTCGATAAAATTGTAAAAGATGAACTCGAAACACCTTACACTTGGGAAGTAGAACTTTCAGTACTTGGACAAAAAGGTTTTGATAAAAAAGAAGATAGAGATGCTGCTTTTAAGGCTAAATGGGAAGAATTGATTGATAGTGGAAAAGTGGGTTATATGGCAACACTTCGTAACCTACGTAATATTTTGGAGGCACAAGTAAGTCAAGCTCATATCGAAAAAGTGACAAATTATCTTTCTAACGAAAAAGCAGTACAAAATTCAAAACAATTGCCTTTCCGATTCCTTTCAGCATATAGAGAATTGCAAGGAGTGGTGTCTGTACATACAACTACTATCTTGAATGCGTTGGAAAATGCTGTTCAAGTGAGTGCTTCAAATATCAAAGGTTTTGATAAAGATACAAAAGTATTGCTTGCTTGCGATGTTTCTGGTTCTATGCAATCACCTATTTCCAAAAATAGCAAAGTACAAAATTATGATATAGGTTTGGTACTTGCGATGCTTTTCCAAAATGCTTGTAAAAGTGTAATTACTGGAATGTTTGGTGATACTTGGAAAGCCATCAATGTGCCTCAAAAGAATATCTTGGCAAATGTGATGGAATTCCGTAAACGTGAAGGAGAAGTAGGATATTCTACCAATGGCTATTTGGTTATCAAAGATTTGATTGCTAGAAAATTGGTGATGGATAAAGTAATGATGTTTACTGATTGTCAAATGTGGAACAGCAATTTCTCTGGAGAAACTATTCCTGCATTGTGGAAAGAGTACAAAAAAATAGCTCCCAATGCTCAATTGTATCTTTTTGACTTGGCTGGCTATGGACAAATGCCTTTGAATGTGGTAAATAAAGACACATTCTTGATTGCAGGCTGGTCTGACAAAGTTTTTGAAGTATTGGAAGCTATTGAAAATGGCGAAACAGCCATTTCTAAAATAGAAAATATAGAGTTATAA
- a CDS encoding chorismate synthase: MNIYGKIFRITTFGESHGIAVGVVIDGCPAGLEIDEGFIQKELDRRRPGQSAIVTQRKEADQIQIVSGVFEGKTTGMPITMLVWNEDAKSKDYSHISDKFRPSHADYTYQMKYGFRDYRGGGRSSARETLARVAAGAVAKLILQKLGIEIQAYVSQVGKLKLQKSYQDLDLSLTETNDIRCPDAQMAQQMIEYIKEIKKQGDTVGGVVSCICKNVPVGLGEPAFDKLHAELGKAMLSINAVKGFEYGSGFEGVEMLGSEHNDAFFVEDNQVHTKTNHSGGIQGGISNGEDIYFRVAFKPVATIMQEQESINDQKEATTVTGKGRHDPCVVPRAVPIVEAMTALVLVDFYLRNNSSNISRLFSQT, translated from the coding sequence ATGAATATATACGGAAAAATATTTAGAATTACCACTTTTGGCGAGTCACATGGCATAGCTGTAGGAGTTGTGATTGATGGTTGCCCTGCTGGTTTAGAAATAGATGAAGGTTTTATTCAGAAAGAGCTTGATAGAAGGCGACCAGGACAGTCTGCTATTGTTACCCAACGAAAAGAAGCAGATCAAATTCAGATTGTATCAGGTGTTTTTGAAGGCAAAACAACAGGTATGCCCATTACAATGCTTGTTTGGAATGAAGATGCTAAAAGTAAAGATTATAGCCATATTTCAGATAAATTTCGCCCTTCTCATGCAGATTATACCTATCAGATGAAGTATGGTTTTAGAGATTACAGAGGTGGTGGAAGAAGTTCGGCTAGAGAGACTCTTGCTAGAGTGGCTGCTGGGGCTGTTGCTAAACTTATTTTGCAAAAATTAGGCATTGAAATTCAAGCATATGTATCACAAGTAGGAAAACTTAAGCTTCAAAAAAGCTATCAAGATTTGGATTTGAGTCTTACCGAGACCAACGATATTCGTTGTCCTGATGCTCAAATGGCACAGCAAATGATTGAGTACATCAAAGAAATAAAAAAACAGGGAGATACAGTGGGTGGAGTTGTGAGTTGTATATGTAAAAATGTGCCTGTAGGACTTGGAGAGCCTGCTTTTGATAAGCTTCATGCTGAACTAGGAAAAGCCATGCTTTCTATCAATGCTGTCAAAGGTTTTGAGTATGGTAGTGGCTTTGAAGGTGTGGAAATGCTTGGTTCGGAGCACAACGATGCATTTTTTGTTGAAGATAATCAAGTTCATACCAAAACCAACCATTCAGGAGGCATACAAGGTGGTATATCAAATGGTGAAGATATTTATTTTAGAGTAGCTTTCAAGCCTGTAGCAACCATTATGCAAGAACAAGAAAGCATTAATGACCAGAAAGAAGCTACAACAGTAACAGGTAAAGGCAGACATGACCCTTGTGTAGTGCCAAGAGCTGTACCCATTGTAGAAGCCATGACAGCTCTTGTATTAGTCGATTTTTATTTAAGAAATAACTCCTCTAATATCAGCCGTCTATTTTCTCAGACGTAA
- a CDS encoding ATPase: MNWHLTSIKETLDLLGGYLGGLTSSEADNRLEKYGYNELEAKNKKPAWVMFLGQFKDTMIIILLLAAVVSGFIGDLKDTLLIAIIVILNAIIGFLQEYRAEKAMEALKKMATTTAKVKRNSQIEYLNSTEVVPGDIILLEAGDMVPADIRLLETYTLKIEEASLTGESEAVEKNEQELQEENIPLGDRLNMAYKSTLVTYGRGLGIVVTTGMNTEIGSIAKMLQEEETQTPLQKRLADFGKKLSFVIFAICAIIYISGYIRGEDPTQLILTAISVAVAAIPETLPAVITVSLALGASKLVRQNALIRKLPAIETLGSVTFIGSDKTGTLTQNKMTVKEVWINDEYTTSNQENLNGMDLLMLAMRLNQDTQINENGEIKGDSTEIAAYQYGVSNSSIQNIEKYARISEIPFSSERKMMTTLHPFGSKTLVITKGALEMILEKCVSTPKLVHTKAEEIAQKGMRLLAYAIKVIENNSSTEEASIEKDLEFLGVIGMIDPPRPEAKQAVAECISAGIIPVMITGDHPITAQAIAREIGILSKPSDKVITGKEMKEISEAEFEAKVKNIRVYARVSPEQKLQIVKVLQKQGQFIAMTGDGVNDAPALKRADIGVAMGITGTDVSKEASAMILLDDNFATIVKAVKEGRRIFDNIRKFIRYTMTGNAGKIWAIFLAPLVGLEMPLLPIHILWLNLVTDGLPGLALAGEPAEKGIMTRPPRHPKESIFAHGLGFHILWAGLMIGGLTLAAHAWADSVGGNWQTIVFTSLCFAQIGQVLAVRSEHNFLFREGFFGNMPLLGTALLNFILQLALIYVPFLQEIFVTKPLTLTELGVCIGVALIVFHAIEAEKFVKKIFSKNK, from the coding sequence ATGAATTGGCATCTAACAAGTATCAAAGAAACATTAGATTTATTAGGAGGATATTTAGGAGGTTTAACCTCTTCGGAAGCTGATAATAGACTCGAAAAATATGGCTACAACGAACTTGAAGCAAAAAACAAAAAACCTGCATGGGTGATGTTTTTAGGGCAATTTAAAGACACTATGATTATCATTTTGCTTTTGGCTGCTGTTGTTTCGGGTTTCATTGGCGATTTAAAGGACACGTTACTCATTGCCATTATTGTTATACTTAATGCAATTATTGGCTTCTTACAAGAATACCGAGCTGAAAAAGCGATGGAAGCTCTTAAGAAAATGGCAACCACTACAGCCAAAGTGAAAAGGAATAGTCAAATTGAATATCTGAATTCTACAGAAGTGGTTCCAGGTGATATCATATTATTGGAAGCAGGTGATATGGTACCTGCTGATATACGTCTTTTGGAAACATATACCTTAAAAATTGAAGAAGCTTCTTTGACGGGTGAATCAGAAGCTGTGGAAAAAAATGAACAAGAACTTCAAGAAGAAAATATACCCTTAGGTGACAGATTGAATATGGCTTATAAAAGTACGCTTGTAACCTACGGTAGAGGCTTAGGTATTGTGGTAACTACAGGTATGAATACTGAAATAGGTTCTATTGCCAAAATGCTTCAAGAAGAAGAAACTCAAACACCTTTGCAAAAAAGGCTCGCCGATTTTGGGAAAAAACTCTCCTTTGTGATTTTTGCAATCTGTGCCATTATCTATATTTCGGGCTATATCAGAGGAGAAGACCCAACACAACTGATTTTAACGGCTATTTCAGTAGCTGTAGCAGCCATACCAGAAACACTTCCTGCCGTTATTACTGTTTCTTTGGCACTTGGAGCTAGTAAATTGGTTCGTCAAAATGCTCTCATTCGCAAATTACCTGCCATTGAAACACTTGGTTCTGTAACTTTTATTGGAAGCGATAAAACAGGAACACTCACTCAGAATAAAATGACAGTGAAGGAGGTTTGGATTAATGATGAATATACAACTTCCAATCAAGAGAATTTAAACGGTATGGATTTACTCATGCTTGCTATGAGGCTCAACCAAGATACCCAAATAAACGAAAATGGAGAAATTAAAGGTGATTCTACAGAAATAGCTGCTTATCAGTATGGAGTTTCTAATAGTAGTATTCAGAATATAGAAAAATATGCAAGAATAAGCGAAATACCTTTTAGCTCGGAGCGTAAAATGATGACCACACTCCATCCTTTTGGTAGCAAAACACTTGTCATTACCAAAGGAGCTTTGGAAATGATTTTGGAAAAATGTGTTTCTACACCTAAACTTGTTCACACAAAAGCAGAAGAAATTGCTCAAAAAGGTATGAGGCTTTTAGCTTATGCCATCAAGGTTATTGAAAATAACTCTTCAACAGAAGAAGCTAGTATTGAGAAAGATTTAGAGTTTTTAGGAGTAATTGGGATGATAGACCCTCCTCGTCCTGAAGCCAAGCAAGCCGTTGCTGAATGTATTTCGGCTGGTATTATTCCTGTTATGATTACAGGTGATCATCCTATCACTGCTCAAGCCATTGCAAGAGAAATAGGGATATTGAGTAAACCCTCAGATAAAGTAATTACAGGCAAAGAAATGAAGGAGATTTCGGAAGCTGAGTTTGAAGCAAAAGTGAAAAATATCCGTGTATATGCTCGTGTATCCCCTGAACAAAAGTTACAAATTGTGAAAGTTCTACAAAAACAAGGACAATTTATTGCTATGACAGGTGATGGTGTCAATGATGCTCCTGCTCTTAAAAGAGCTGATATTGGAGTAGCTATGGGCATTACTGGAACAGATGTATCAAAAGAAGCCTCTGCTATGATTCTTTTGGATGATAACTTTGCAACCATTGTAAAGGCTGTTAAAGAAGGACGTAGAATTTTTGATAATATTCGAAAGTTTATCCGATATACCATGACTGGCAATGCTGGTAAAATTTGGGCTATTTTTTTAGCTCCATTAGTTGGTTTAGAAATGCCCTTACTGCCTATTCATATTTTATGGCTCAATCTGGTTACTGATGGACTTCCCGGGCTTGCTTTGGCTGGCGAACCTGCCGAAAAAGGTATTATGACACGCCCACCACGACACCCTAAAGAAAGTATTTTTGCTCATGGTTTGGGCTTTCACATTTTGTGGGCTGGACTAATGATTGGAGGCTTAACCTTGGCTGCTCATGCTTGGGCAGATAGTGTGGGTGGAAACTGGCAGACTATTGTATTTACAAGTCTTTGTTTTGCACAAATAGGGCAAGTTTTGGCTGTTCGTAGCGAACATAATTTTTTATTCCGTGAAGGTTTTTTTGGCAATATGCCTTTGCTTGGAACAGCTCTACTCAATTTCATTTTGCAATTAGCCTTAATTTATGTGCCTTTTTTGCAAGAGATTTTTGTAACCAAGCCTCTAACACTTACAGAATTAGGCGTTTGTATAGGTGTAGCTTTGATTGTATTTCACGCTATTGAAGCAGAGAAATTTGTGAAAAAAATATTTTCTAAAAACAAATAA
- a CDS encoding ABC transporter: protein MNFFENIKVALNSINENRLRTVLTALIIAIGIMALVGILTAVDGIQTSVDDSFADLGANSFDIGQKNAQRNRMGGKRADAKPPIRHYEAKELKQKLSFSGEVGISVFVTFNAEVKYGSITTNPNSQVTGIDENYLGQQGFQLKEGRNINSQEVENGTPVAIIGAEIAEKLFGKSKVANKFITMLGKRFQVVGVLEKKGGNMGGGGGDRSVLLPLEMARTLLRTQDTSFDIKIKVINPVEFDQTMDEARGLMRKIRHDLPNEDDSFELKKSETLAESLGEVTGYLKIGGFLVGFITLMGASIGLMNIMLVSVTERTREIGIRKALGATPLRIQQQFLIEAIVICQLGGITGIILGILAGNGVALLLGSQKFFVPWFWMFLGVVVCIFVGVISGFYPSYKASKLDPIEALRFE, encoded by the coding sequence ATGAATTTTTTTGAAAACATTAAAGTTGCATTAAATTCTATCAACGAAAATAGATTAAGAACGGTACTTACAGCTCTTATTATTGCCATTGGTATCATGGCTTTGGTAGGAATCTTAACGGCTGTGGATGGTATTCAGACTTCTGTAGATGACAGTTTTGCAGATTTGGGAGCTAACTCTTTTGATATTGGTCAGAAAAATGCTCAAAGAAATAGAATGGGTGGTAAAAGAGCTGATGCCAAACCTCCTATACGCCACTACGAAGCCAAAGAGCTTAAGCAAAAACTTTCTTTTTCTGGTGAGGTGGGTATTTCAGTTTTTGTAACATTCAATGCAGAAGTAAAATATGGCTCTATAACTACCAACCCCAATTCTCAGGTTACTGGTATAGACGAAAACTATTTGGGACAACAAGGCTTTCAACTTAAAGAAGGAAGAAACATAAACTCTCAAGAAGTGGAAAATGGAACACCTGTGGCAATTATTGGTGCCGAAATCGCAGAAAAACTATTTGGAAAGAGCAAAGTAGCCAATAAATTTATCACCATGTTGGGAAAACGTTTTCAAGTAGTAGGTGTTTTGGAGAAGAAAGGAGGAAATATGGGTGGAGGTGGAGGTGATAGATCTGTACTGTTACCTTTAGAAATGGCAAGAACATTACTTAGAACACAAGATACAAGTTTTGATATTAAGATTAAAGTTATAAATCCTGTTGAGTTTGATCAGACTATGGATGAGGCAAGGGGTTTAATGCGTAAAATCAGACACGATTTACCCAATGAAGATGATTCTTTTGAACTCAAAAAAAGTGAAACACTTGCAGAAAGTTTAGGAGAAGTAACAGGTTATCTGAAAATAGGAGGATTTTTAGTGGGCTTCATTACACTCATGGGAGCTTCCATTGGACTAATGAACATTATGCTTGTTTCTGTAACAGAAAGAACACGAGAAATAGGTATTAGAAAAGCTTTAGGAGCAACACCACTACGTATTCAACAACAGTTTTTGATAGAGGCCATTGTTATTTGTCAATTAGGAGGAATAACAGGCATTATTTTAGGGATATTGGCAGGCAATGGTGTTGCATTACTTTTGGGTTCACAGAAGTTTTTTGTGCCTTGGTTCTGGATGTTTTTAGGAGTTGTTGTCTGTATTTTTGTGGGTGTAATTTCTGGTTTTTATCCATCTTACAAAGCTTCTAAGCTAGATCCCATTGAAGCATTACGATTTGAGTAG
- a CDS encoding RNA ligase produces MRKLASIQKIKALDPIPDADAIMRATVLGWELVVKKDEFKEGELCVYCEIDSILPDKPEYEFLKPRGMRIRTIRLRGQISQGICFPLSVLPEGTPIEEDLDVTDILGVIKYEPPIPAMLAGVMKSTFPSFIPKTDETRVQVLQRVLDKYQGEKCFVTEKLDGSSVTYYLRDEAFSVCSRNMELEPDDENTFWAVAKALNVEEKLKSFGRNIALQGELIGEGVQGNKYALKGQTARFFSIYDIDKSVYVSFNEFESILKNLDLPSVPILEADYALSNDIHALIEKSKMRSTLNDKVWAEGIVIRPLEERHERNVGRVSFKAINPEFLLKYE; encoded by the coding sequence ATGAGAAAACTTGCTTCTATTCAAAAAATAAAAGCCTTAGACCCTATTCCTGATGCAGATGCTATTATGAGAGCAACTGTACTGGGTTGGGAACTGGTCGTCAAAAAAGATGAATTTAAAGAGGGTGAATTGTGTGTTTATTGTGAAATAGACAGTATTTTGCCAGATAAACCTGAATACGAGTTTTTAAAACCTCGTGGTATGCGTATCAGAACCATTCGTTTGCGTGGACAAATTTCACAAGGTATTTGCTTTCCTTTGAGTGTGTTGCCTGAAGGCACACCCATTGAAGAAGACTTGGATGTAACAGATATTCTGGGAGTTATCAAATACGAACCACCTATTCCTGCAATGCTGGCTGGTGTCATGAAAAGTACATTTCCTTCTTTTATTCCTAAAACTGACGAAACAAGAGTACAAGTACTGCAAAGAGTATTAGACAAATATCAAGGTGAAAAATGCTTTGTTACCGAAAAATTAGATGGTTCTTCTGTAACATATTACCTCAGAGATGAAGCATTTAGTGTTTGTAGCCGTAATATGGAACTGGAGCCAGATGATGAAAATACCTTTTGGGCAGTGGCAAAAGCGTTGAATGTAGAAGAAAAACTAAAAAGTTTTGGCAGGAATATTGCTTTACAAGGAGAACTCATAGGTGAGGGAGTACAAGGCAATAAATATGCCCTAAAAGGACAAACAGCAAGATTTTTTAGTATTTATGATATTGACAAATCTGTTTATGTAAGTTTTAATGAGTTTGAAAGCATCTTGAAGAATTTGGATTTGCCAAGTGTACCTATTTTAGAAGCAGATTATGCTTTGAGCAATGATATTCATGCATTAATCGAAAAATCTAAAATGCGTTCAACACTAAATGACAAAGTTTGGGCTGAAGGCATCGTAATACGTCCTCTTGAAGAACGCCATGAAAGAAACGTTGGAAGAGTGTCTTTCAAAGCCATCAACCCAGAGTTTTTATTGAAATATGAATAG
- a CDS encoding septum formation inhibitor Maf (Maf; overexpression in Bacillus subtilis inhibits septation in the dividing cell), with the protein MLITEKFKDTSIILASGSPRRKQLLASLDLDFHVQTKDTPEDFPNEMPIAEVPMFLARRKAEAFLQDIQNKHLVITADTIVSVENSILNKPQNEEEAFTMLQKLSGKMHEVITGVCLMNKQKTYVFSDITKVFFKALTQEEIRYYIEKYKPYDKAGSYGAQEWLGMVAIHHIEGSYFNVMGLPIHKLYEELNQF; encoded by the coding sequence ATGTTAATTACCGAAAAATTTAAAGATACTTCTATTATTTTGGCATCAGGTTCGCCTCGTCGAAAGCAACTACTTGCTTCATTAGACCTTGATTTTCACGTACAAACCAAAGATACTCCTGAAGATTTCCCTAATGAGATGCCTATTGCAGAAGTCCCTATGTTTTTAGCTCGCCGAAAAGCAGAAGCTTTTTTACAAGATATTCAAAATAAGCATCTTGTTATTACAGCCGACACGATTGTAAGTGTTGAAAATAGTATTTTAAATAAACCCCAAAATGAAGAAGAAGCTTTTACGATGCTTCAAAAACTCTCAGGAAAAATGCATGAAGTCATTACAGGGGTTTGTCTAATGAACAAACAGAAAACTTACGTATTTTCTGATATTACAAAAGTTTTTTTCAAAGCACTCACACAAGAGGAAATCAGATATTATATTGAAAAATACAAACCTTATGACAAAGCGGGGAGTTATGGAGCTCAAGAATGGTTGGGTATGGTAGCCATACACCACATAGAAGGTTCTTATTTTAATGTTATGGGATTGCCTATACATAAGCTTTATGAAGAATTAAATCAGTTTTAA
- a CDS encoding anti-sigma F factor antagonist, translating to MNLSTEKEQGVHIIHIEGDLDASSSILLDTAMYEAISTLEKHILINCAKLNYISSAGLGVFMSHLSDLEEKNIFFGLYGMSEKVKNVFEILGLQQLINNYTNKEEALQAIGV from the coding sequence ATGAACCTAAGCACAGAAAAAGAACAAGGAGTTCATATTATACATATTGAAGGGGATTTGGATGCATCTTCATCTATTTTATTAGATACAGCTATGTATGAAGCAATTAGTACATTAGAAAAACACATCCTTATTAATTGTGCAAAACTAAATTATATTTCTTCTGCAGGTTTGGGAGTGTTTATGTCTCACTTGTCAGATTTGGAAGAAAAAAATATTTTTTTTGGTTTGTATGGTATGAGTGAAAAAGTAAAAAATGTTTTTGAAATATTGGGTTTACAACAACTCATTAATAATTACACAAATAAAGAAGAAGCTTTGCAAGCTATTGGTGTATGA